From Pseudomonas sp. FP2335, the proteins below share one genomic window:
- a CDS encoding ABC transporter substrate-binding protein, translated as MVFTTPFKRLLLGTALALGLLGTAGAADLQPLRVANQKSTIKALLEASGETRNVPYEIQWSEFPSASPLGEALNAGAVDIGALGDAPYVFALGAGASLKVVSIIHAEGRNTTALLVPKDSPIKTVADLKGKKIVTGRGSIGHYLAIKALAEAGLTTKDVQFIFLLPSESRLVLDNGTADAWSTWDPYTTVVTSQSQARVLVSGNQLLSNHLYLAATSQAIADKRVQLDDFVARLDRAYAWANTHPNEYAAAQAKITGLPLQVHVEVAKDTRLTPVAIDDSVISGLQATADTYQKEGLLTKHIDVSQGFDKSFNAKRAPNSQASR; from the coding sequence ATGGTCTTTACCACCCCTTTCAAACGCCTGCTCCTGGGCACCGCCCTCGCCCTTGGACTGCTCGGCACTGCCGGCGCCGCCGACCTGCAACCGCTGCGGGTGGCCAATCAGAAATCGACGATCAAGGCGCTGCTGGAAGCCAGCGGCGAAACCAGGAATGTGCCTTACGAAATCCAGTGGTCGGAGTTCCCGTCCGCCTCGCCCCTGGGCGAAGCCTTGAACGCGGGGGCCGTGGATATTGGTGCCCTTGGTGACGCGCCCTACGTGTTTGCCCTCGGTGCCGGTGCCTCGCTCAAGGTGGTCAGCATCATCCACGCCGAAGGGCGCAACACCACCGCGCTGCTGGTGCCCAAGGACTCGCCGATCAAGACCGTCGCCGACCTCAAGGGCAAGAAGATCGTCACCGGGCGCGGCTCCATCGGCCACTACCTGGCGATCAAGGCCCTGGCCGAGGCCGGCCTGACCACCAAGGACGTGCAGTTCATTTTCCTGCTGCCCAGCGAATCACGCCTGGTACTGGACAACGGCACGGCTGATGCCTGGTCGACCTGGGACCCCTACACCACCGTGGTCACCTCGCAAAGCCAGGCCCGTGTGCTGGTCAGCGGCAACCAGCTGCTGAGCAACCACCTGTACCTGGCAGCCACCAGCCAGGCCATCGCCGACAAGCGTGTGCAGTTGGACGACTTTGTCGCCCGCCTCGACCGTGCCTACGCCTGGGCCAACACCCACCCCAATGAATACGCCGCCGCCCAAGCCAAGATCACCGGCCTGCCGCTGCAAGTGCATGTGGAAGTGGCCAAGGACACCCGCCTGACCCCAGTGGCGATTGACGACAGCGTTATCAGCGGCCTGCAAGCGACCGCCGACACCTATCAAAAAGAAGGCCTGCTGACCAAACACATCGACGTGTCGCAGGGTTTCGACAAGAGCTTTAACGCCAAGCGTGCCCCCAATTCCCAAGCATCGCGCTGA
- a CDS encoding LLM class flavin-dependent oxidoreductase — protein MSKPRQLKLGAMVHGVGHGWGEWRHPQAQPDASTNFGFYKQQTELAEAAKFDFVFIADSLHIHAKSSPHYLNRFEPLTILSALAAITTHIGLVATVTVSYTEPYQVARQFASLDHISGGRAGWNVVTSWLSGTADNFGKAEHPPHAVRYRIAKEHVNAVKGLWDSWEDDAFAYNKHSGEFFTPGKLHALNHKGEFFSVKGPLNIARSRQGQPVIFQAGTSEDGRNFAAENADAIFVHVESIEEGLAYSQDLKRRAKGFGRDPDSLSILPGIRPIVGRDAAEVESRYQQAVDLVTVEDAIVALGRPFNDHDFSKYPLDEPFPELGDLGSNSQKGGSDRIKQLARDEGLSLREVALRFSRPKRDFVGTPEQVADAIQTWFERGASDGFIVNSVLPDGLQYFTELVVPVLQQRGLFRSEYSGQTLRDNLGLDVPANRYSVANEKEKQEALA, from the coding sequence ATGAGCAAGCCACGTCAACTCAAACTCGGAGCCATGGTCCACGGCGTCGGTCACGGCTGGGGCGAATGGCGCCATCCGCAGGCCCAACCGGACGCCAGCACCAACTTCGGCTTCTACAAGCAGCAGACTGAACTGGCCGAAGCCGCGAAGTTCGACTTCGTGTTCATCGCCGACAGCCTGCACATCCACGCCAAGTCCAGCCCGCACTACCTCAACCGCTTCGAGCCGCTGACCATCCTCTCGGCACTCGCGGCGATCACCACCCACATCGGCCTGGTCGCCACTGTGACCGTCAGCTACACCGAGCCCTACCAGGTAGCGCGCCAGTTCGCGTCCCTGGACCATATCAGCGGCGGCCGTGCCGGCTGGAACGTAGTGACCTCGTGGCTGAGCGGCACCGCCGACAACTTCGGCAAGGCCGAGCATCCGCCCCACGCCGTGCGCTACCGCATCGCCAAGGAACACGTGAACGCGGTCAAGGGCCTGTGGGACTCGTGGGAAGACGACGCCTTCGCCTACAACAAGCACAGCGGCGAATTTTTCACCCCGGGCAAGCTGCACGCGCTGAACCACAAGGGCGAGTTCTTCTCGGTCAAGGGCCCGCTGAACATTGCGCGTTCGCGCCAGGGCCAGCCGGTGATTTTCCAGGCAGGCACGTCTGAAGACGGGCGCAACTTTGCCGCTGAAAATGCCGATGCGATCTTTGTCCACGTAGAGAGCATCGAGGAAGGCCTGGCGTATTCCCAGGACCTCAAGCGCCGCGCCAAGGGTTTTGGTCGCGACCCCGACAGCCTGTCGATCCTGCCCGGCATCCGCCCGATTGTCGGCCGCGATGCCGCCGAAGTGGAAAGCCGCTACCAGCAAGCCGTGGACCTGGTCACCGTCGAGGACGCCATCGTCGCCCTCGGCCGCCCGTTCAACGACCACGACTTCAGCAAATATCCACTGGACGAACCCTTCCCGGAACTGGGCGACCTCGGCTCCAACAGCCAAAAAGGCGGTTCCGACCGGATCAAGCAGTTAGCCAGGGATGAAGGCCTGAGCCTGCGCGAAGTGGCCCTGCGTTTCTCGCGGCCCAAGCGTGATTTTGTCGGCACCCCGGAGCAAGTCGCCGATGCGATCCAGACCTGGTTCGAGCGCGGCGCCAGCGATGGCTTCATCGTCAACTCGGTGCTGCCGGACGGCCTGCAATACTTCACCGAACTGGTGGTGCCGGTACTGCAGCAACGCGGCCTGTTCCGTAGCGAATACAGCGGCCAGACCCTGCGCGACAACCTCGGCCTGGACGTACCGGCCAACCGTTACAGCGTCGCCAACGAGAAAGAAAAACAGGAGGCGCTGGCATGA
- a CDS encoding acyl-CoA dehydrogenase family protein, whose amino-acid sequence MTQPSLRSVEVANFEALLERLSAELASTAQLYDESGAFPHANFKRLHEHGLVALTVPKSLGGGGASLPQARKAISAIAKGEPSTALILMMQYLQHTRLQDSKTWPAHLRTQVAEDAVRNGGLINALRVEPDLGTPARGGLPATTAVRTAEGWRISGRKIYSTGSHGLSWFGVWGRSNDADPLVGTWLVPKDSPGVTIIDTWDHLGMRATCSHEVVLDNVLVPLDHAVSVSPWSAPSPELDAEGFLWMSVLLSSVYDAVAQAARDWLVNWLEERQPSNLGAALSTLPRFQETVGHIDTLLFANRSLLDAAAEGHTPAANAAQLKYLVTNNAIRAVELAIEASGNPGLSRHNPLQRHYRDVLCSRVHTPQDDAVLQGAGKAAFAQRQKERT is encoded by the coding sequence ATGACCCAACCGTCACTACGCTCCGTGGAAGTCGCCAATTTCGAAGCCCTGCTCGAACGCCTCAGCGCCGAACTGGCCAGCACCGCGCAGCTCTACGACGAAAGCGGCGCCTTCCCCCATGCCAATTTCAAACGCCTGCACGAACACGGCCTGGTCGCCCTCACCGTGCCCAAATCCCTCGGTGGCGGCGGGGCCAGCCTGCCCCAGGCACGCAAGGCGATCAGTGCGATCGCCAAGGGCGAACCCTCCACCGCACTGATCCTGATGATGCAATACCTGCAACACACGCGCCTGCAAGACAGCAAGACCTGGCCCGCGCACCTGCGCACCCAAGTCGCCGAAGACGCCGTGCGCAACGGCGGGTTGATCAATGCCCTGCGCGTCGAACCCGACCTCGGCACCCCGGCCCGTGGCGGCTTGCCGGCGACCACCGCCGTACGCACCGCCGAGGGCTGGCGCATCAGCGGGCGCAAGATCTACTCCACCGGCAGCCACGGCCTGAGCTGGTTCGGCGTGTGGGGCCGCAGCAATGACGCCGACCCGCTGGTGGGTACCTGGTTGGTGCCCAAGGACAGCCCCGGCGTGACCATCATCGACACCTGGGACCACCTCGGCATGCGCGCCACGTGCAGCCACGAAGTGGTGCTCGACAACGTGCTGGTGCCGCTGGACCACGCCGTCAGTGTCAGCCCGTGGAGCGCGCCGTCGCCGGAACTGGACGCCGAAGGGTTCCTGTGGATGTCGGTGTTGCTGTCCTCGGTCTATGACGCCGTGGCCCAGGCGGCGCGTGACTGGCTGGTGAACTGGCTGGAAGAACGCCAACCGTCCAACCTCGGCGCGGCGCTGTCGACCCTGCCGCGCTTCCAGGAAACCGTCGGCCATATCGACACCCTGCTGTTCGCCAACCGTAGCCTGCTCGACGCCGCGGCCGAAGGCCACACCCCGGCCGCGAATGCCGCGCAGTTGAAGTACCTGGTGACCAACAACGCGATTCGCGCCGTCGAGTTGGCCATCGAGGCCTCCGGCAACCCAGGCCTGTCGCGTCACAACCCGCTGCAACGCCACTACCGCGATGTGCTCTGCAGCCGCGTGCACACACCGCAGGACGACGCCGTATTGCAAGGCGCCGGCAAGGCCGCTTTCGCCCAACGCCAAAAGGAGCGCACATGA
- a CDS encoding peroxiredoxin-like family protein, with the protein MSESLNRQLADLHAERVATWAPQALQINIDQRQRLVAEARPDDYVQVGDELDPFTLLNVEGGELNRESLLADGPAVLIFFRFAGCPACNIALPYYERQLYPRLRELGVPLVAVSPQVPERLVEIKTRHALQLLVASDRDNNLARRLGILYSFDEASRNAALAKGNSIGETTGTGTWELPQPTVVVIARDGTVAFVQVSPDWLVRTQAEPVLQVVERLLGHQAVRLAI; encoded by the coding sequence ATGAGCGAATCCCTCAACCGTCAGCTGGCGGACCTGCACGCCGAACGGGTCGCGACCTGGGCGCCGCAAGCGCTGCAGATCAATATCGACCAGCGCCAACGCCTGGTGGCTGAAGCACGCCCCGACGACTACGTGCAGGTCGGCGATGAGCTGGACCCGTTCACCCTGCTCAATGTCGAAGGCGGCGAACTCAACCGCGAGTCGCTGCTGGCCGACGGCCCCGCGGTGCTGATCTTCTTCCGCTTTGCCGGCTGCCCGGCGTGCAACATCGCCCTGCCCTATTACGAGCGCCAGCTCTACCCACGCCTGCGCGAGCTCGGCGTGCCGCTGGTGGCAGTCAGCCCGCAAGTGCCCGAGCGCCTGGTGGAGATCAAGACCCGCCACGCCCTGCAATTGCTGGTGGCCAGTGACCGAGACAACAACCTCGCGCGGCGCCTGGGGATTCTCTACAGCTTTGACGAGGCCTCGCGTAACGCGGCGCTGGCCAAGGGCAACAGCATCGGCGAAACCACTGGCACCGGCACCTGGGAATTGCCGCAGCCGACGGTCGTAGTGATTGCCAGGGATGGCACGGTGGCGTTTGTGCAGGTGAGTCCGGATTGGTTGGTACGCACGCAAGCCGAGCCGGTGTTGCAGGTGGTGGAGCGTTTACTGGGCCATCAAGCCGTACGACTGGCCATCTGA
- a CDS encoding D-isomer specific 2-hydroxyacid dehydrogenase family protein translates to MTQVIIASQLDEDFNQVIRERLAAIHPEAKVIGVPVGVPSDLPSQANILLARPINVRGYTAPDTPPPGWPYGTQWVHLVSSGIDFYPHWLFNGPPVTTSRGSAADNLAEFALAAIFAASKHLPDIWVKDSHWNFTPLRPLKGTTLGILGFGAIGERLAQKAQALGINVVALRQSQAPFSAGVDAAKDIHDLFARADHLVVAAPLTEATRNLINRDVLASAKPGLHLINIARGGLLDQEALLQALDNGQVGLASLDVTEPEPLPDGHPLYTHPRVRLSPHTSAISTNSRHEIAETFLANLERYVAGSELANLAKP, encoded by the coding sequence ATGACTCAGGTGATTATCGCCAGCCAGCTGGATGAAGATTTCAACCAGGTGATCCGCGAGCGCCTCGCTGCGATCCACCCCGAGGCCAAAGTCATCGGTGTGCCCGTGGGCGTCCCCAGTGACCTGCCATCCCAGGCGAATATCCTGCTGGCGCGGCCGATCAACGTACGCGGCTACACCGCCCCGGACACCCCGCCACCGGGCTGGCCCTACGGCACGCAGTGGGTGCACCTGGTGTCGTCGGGCATCGATTTCTACCCGCACTGGCTGTTCAACGGCCCGCCGGTGACCACCTCGCGCGGCAGTGCCGCCGACAACCTGGCCGAGTTCGCCCTGGCCGCGATCTTTGCCGCGTCCAAGCACCTGCCGGACATCTGGGTGAAGGACTCACACTGGAACTTCACCCCGCTGCGCCCGCTCAAGGGCACCACCCTGGGCATTCTCGGCTTTGGCGCGATTGGCGAGCGCCTGGCGCAGAAAGCCCAGGCCCTGGGGATCAACGTTGTGGCGTTGCGCCAGAGCCAGGCGCCCTTCAGCGCAGGCGTGGACGCCGCCAAGGACATCCACGACCTGTTCGCCCGTGCCGACCACCTGGTGGTGGCCGCACCATTGACCGAGGCCACGCGCAACCTCATCAACCGCGATGTGCTCGCCAGCGCCAAGCCGGGGCTGCATCTGATCAACATTGCGCGGGGTGGCTTGCTGGATCAGGAGGCGTTGCTGCAGGCGCTGGATAATGGCCAGGTTGGCTTGGCCTCGCTGGACGTGACCGAGCCCGAGCCGTTGCCAGATGGGCACCCGCTGTACACGCACCCGCGGGTGAGGTTGTCGCCGCATACCTCGGCGATTTCCACCAACAGTCGCCATGAGATTGCGGAGACGTTCTTGGCGAATCTGGAGCGCTATGTCGCCGGTTCTGAGCTGGCCAACCTCGCCAAACCCTGA
- a CDS encoding RHS repeat-associated core domain-containing protein produces the protein MTDTLWAAREGDELLHSPLLADVFGGVLEIAANIAVTALATAAVVAATGIAVATGGLGCVVLGAVVGVVVGLGMGATGAGRGLSRICESFASALFPPVIDAFISSGSPDVFINGKPAARAAGKVAAAVAEAGSEPTYLDIAEGFLSQLWRPTVAAPVAGAVPCPADTVDCTKHPPMPEQYLAEGSSKVFINGQPAVRSGDRSTCEATVGKVQISSNVVIGGAPVVVREIRSGKAPGVGLAVTALLASRGGGAKFFSTLPCMTVGGLVSWGTGQVSNALASAVRGSPNPVHCATGAKILDGDDDLDFALPGLLPIVWQRYYSSRDERRNGIFGAGWSVAYEVFVEIGLHPEGGERLIYTDEQARQIDMGVIPLGAAVFSAGEGLSVRRHASGHLLIERVDGLYRLFEPTPDNPAHLRLGQWGDRNDNRVFLDYDDQGRLSQLRDTFGVVRIELSYSQQWPRRVEQIERLYPDHRRETLSSYTYDTHGDLAAVRDADGHVQRRFAYDSGQRMVEHQLPTGLRCFYQWACVDDREWRVVRHWTDEGDDYQFDYDLLVGLTRITDGLQRVSTRKWNPQYQITEYTDNLGHTWQFDWNDERQLLGATDPLGGQWRFGYDESGNLCNTQDPLGRIESTVWLEHWSLPLVETDAAGHSWRYRYDQRGNCVSETDPLGHVVRYRHDGVGQVIEIIDATGKRKIQRWNETGQLIEQVDCSGYATRFEYDRRGHLQTLIDAVGERQRYQHDSHGRLLQIERPYGYIEHYLRNTSGQLSAYTDAAGHTTRYQYDRRGQLVRRIDAHGRQIEYRHDAYGRLQTLTNENGEHYRFAWDQGDRLTQQQDLDGSARRYAYDALDNVVSVEYVPRDDASPTVHRLQRDAVGRMRIKETDEGRTEYTYDALDQLTDVTTTDRQGNAQALGFAYDALGQLTCEQSATGKLQHHYDELGNLSQTQLPDGRWLNRLYYGSGHLHQINLDGQVISDFERDRLHREVLRTQGRLSTRHAYDRSGRLRTRTRQSQLSATVQTHYEYDPADNLIGRVEPHRNHRQLLHYDATGRILASQGSVRGQHETFAYDAAANLLDGTGLVRDNRLLTYQDKHYRYDGFGRLLEKRSRARGVQRFAYDAEHRLIEVHNDNGNVVRMTYDPLGRRVAKTEHDSRGYLLGETRFEWNGLRLLQEHRHGQTSLYLYEEHSHAPLARVDGTGEQQRVRYYHNDLNGLPEELTETDGGTVWKAQYRVWGNTLEEVREAHFLEEQNLRFQGQYLDREIGLHYNTFRFYDPDVGRFTTPDPVGLVGGINLYVYAPNPFGWVDPKGWSCVHADSARRLKYKKINERSHGQPVFLNNRAPIKLKYITPDVDKHNGGYWKAADSVRNLGSKRTRSGTFDENLNRIGD, from the coding sequence ATGACGGATACGCTGTGGGCCGCCCGCGAGGGCGATGAGCTGTTACACAGCCCCCTGCTGGCGGACGTGTTCGGTGGCGTGCTGGAGATCGCGGCGAACATAGCGGTGACCGCGCTGGCCACGGCGGCGGTGGTGGCCGCGACGGGGATTGCCGTGGCCACCGGCGGCTTGGGCTGTGTGGTGCTGGGGGCCGTGGTTGGTGTGGTGGTCGGGTTGGGCATGGGGGCGACCGGTGCAGGCCGTGGCCTTTCGCGAATATGTGAGTCTTTCGCCAGCGCACTCTTCCCACCCGTCATCGATGCATTCATCAGCAGCGGTTCGCCGGATGTGTTTATCAACGGCAAACCGGCAGCGCGGGCGGCCGGGAAAGTCGCCGCCGCCGTGGCAGAAGCGGGCAGTGAACCGACTTATCTGGATATCGCCGAAGGTTTTCTCTCTCAGCTCTGGCGTCCTACGGTCGCTGCGCCGGTGGCGGGCGCTGTGCCTTGTCCTGCCGATACCGTCGACTGCACTAAACACCCGCCCATGCCGGAGCAGTACCTCGCCGAAGGTTCCAGCAAGGTATTCATCAACGGCCAGCCCGCCGTGCGCAGTGGGGACAGAAGCACCTGCGAAGCCACGGTGGGCAAGGTGCAGATTTCGTCCAACGTGGTCATCGGCGGCGCGCCGGTGGTGGTGCGTGAGATTCGCAGCGGCAAGGCGCCGGGTGTAGGGCTGGCGGTAACGGCGTTGTTGGCATCGCGCGGTGGTGGGGCGAAGTTCTTCAGCACATTGCCCTGTATGACGGTGGGTGGGTTGGTGTCGTGGGGCACAGGGCAGGTGAGCAACGCGCTTGCGTCAGCAGTGCGCGGCTCGCCCAACCCGGTGCACTGCGCCACGGGGGCGAAGATTCTCGACGGTGACGACGACCTGGATTTTGCATTGCCTGGCCTGTTGCCGATCGTGTGGCAGCGGTACTACAGCAGCCGGGATGAACGCCGTAACGGGATATTCGGCGCCGGTTGGAGTGTGGCCTATGAGGTGTTCGTCGAGATAGGCCTACATCCCGAGGGGGGCGAACGGCTGATCTACACCGACGAGCAGGCTCGGCAGATCGACATGGGCGTGATCCCGCTAGGTGCTGCGGTGTTCAGCGCCGGCGAAGGCTTGAGCGTACGCCGCCATGCCAGCGGCCACCTGCTGATTGAGCGTGTCGACGGGCTGTATCGGCTGTTCGAACCCACACCGGACAACCCTGCGCATTTGCGCTTGGGCCAGTGGGGAGATCGCAATGACAACCGCGTTTTCCTCGACTATGACGATCAGGGCCGCCTGAGCCAGTTGCGCGATACCTTTGGCGTTGTGCGAATCGAGCTGAGCTACAGCCAGCAATGGCCCCGCCGTGTCGAACAGATCGAGCGCCTGTACCCCGATCACCGTCGTGAAACGCTCTCCAGCTATACCTACGATACGCACGGCGATCTTGCAGCCGTGCGCGATGCCGATGGGCATGTTCAGCGCCGCTTCGCCTATGACAGCGGCCAGCGCATGGTCGAACACCAACTGCCCACCGGCCTGCGCTGCTTTTACCAATGGGCCTGCGTGGACGACCGTGAATGGCGAGTGGTACGGCACTGGACCGATGAGGGCGACGATTATCAGTTTGACTACGACCTGCTAGTCGGGCTTACGCGGATTACCGATGGCTTGCAACGGGTCAGCACCCGCAAGTGGAACCCGCAGTACCAGATCACCGAATACACCGACAACCTGGGGCACACCTGGCAGTTCGATTGGAATGACGAGCGCCAGTTGTTGGGGGCTACCGATCCTCTGGGTGGCCAGTGGCGATTCGGCTACGACGAATCCGGCAACCTGTGCAACACACAAGATCCGCTGGGCCGTATTGAATCGACGGTGTGGCTGGAACACTGGTCGCTGCCATTGGTTGAAACCGATGCAGCCGGCCACAGCTGGCGGTATCGATACGATCAACGCGGCAATTGCGTCAGTGAAACCGACCCGCTGGGGCACGTTGTGCGCTATCGCCATGATGGAGTTGGGCAGGTCATCGAAATCATCGACGCCACGGGCAAGCGCAAAATCCAGCGCTGGAATGAAACCGGGCAGTTGATCGAGCAGGTCGATTGTTCGGGCTATGCCACAAGGTTCGAGTACGACCGTCGAGGTCATTTACAAACCCTTATCGATGCAGTCGGTGAACGCCAGCGTTATCAACACGACAGCCACGGCCGATTGCTGCAAATCGAACGGCCCTACGGTTACATTGAACATTACCTGCGCAACACCAGTGGTCAGTTGAGCGCCTACACCGATGCGGCGGGCCACACTACCCGCTACCAATATGATCGGCGCGGGCAGCTGGTGCGGCGCATTGATGCCCATGGCCGCCAGATCGAATATCGGCACGATGCCTACGGTCGATTGCAAACCCTGACCAACGAAAACGGCGAGCACTATCGCTTCGCCTGGGACCAGGGCGATCGACTCACGCAACAGCAAGACCTCGATGGCAGTGCACGGCGTTATGCCTATGACGCGCTGGATAACGTGGTCTCCGTCGAATACGTCCCGCGGGATGACGCATCTCCTACCGTGCATCGCCTGCAACGCGACGCTGTTGGGCGTATGCGGATCAAGGAGACTGACGAGGGCCGAACCGAATACACCTACGACGCGTTGGACCAACTCACCGACGTCACCACCACCGACCGGCAAGGCAATGCTCAAGCACTGGGTTTTGCCTATGACGCGCTAGGCCAACTGACGTGCGAGCAGAGTGCTACCGGCAAGCTGCAACACCACTATGATGAACTCGGCAACTTGAGCCAGACGCAACTGCCCGATGGCCGCTGGCTCAACCGCCTTTACTACGGCAGCGGCCACCTGCACCAGATCAACCTGGACGGCCAAGTCATCAGCGACTTCGAACGCGACCGCCTGCATCGCGAAGTCCTGCGTACCCAAGGCCGGCTCAGTACTCGCCACGCCTACGACCGCAGCGGTCGCCTGCGAACGCGCACGCGTCAGTCTCAACTGTCGGCCACTGTACAAACGCACTACGAATACGACCCAGCCGACAACCTGATCGGTCGCGTCGAACCCCATCGCAACCATCGCCAACTGCTGCACTACGACGCCACCGGCCGCATCCTCGCCAGTCAGGGCAGCGTGAGAGGCCAACACGAAACCTTCGCCTACGACGCCGCCGCCAACCTGCTCGACGGCACCGGACTTGTGCGGGATAACCGACTGCTAACCTACCAGGACAAGCACTACCGATACGACGGCTTCGGCCGGCTGCTCGAAAAACGCAGCCGGGCGCGGGGCGTGCAACGCTTTGCCTACGATGCCGAACACCGCCTGATCGAAGTGCACAACGACAACGGCAACGTGGTGCGCATGACCTACGACCCACTGGGCCGGCGCGTAGCCAAAACCGAACACGACAGCCGCGGTTATCTACTCGGCGAAACCCGCTTTGAGTGGAACGGCTTGCGCCTGCTCCAAGAGCATCGGCATGGCCAGACCAGCCTCTATCTTTACGAAGAACACAGCCACGCACCGCTGGCCCGGGTGGACGGTACGGGCGAGCAGCAGCGGGTGCGTTACTACCACAACGACCTGAATGGGCTACCTGAAGAGCTGACCGAAACCGACGGGGGAACCGTGTGGAAGGCGCAGTATCGGGTGTGGGGGAACACGCTTGAAGAGGTGCGTGAGGCGCACTTTCTTGAAGAGCAGAACCTGCGGTTCCAGGGGCAATACCTGGACCGGGAGATCGGGCTGCACTACAACACGTTTCGGTTTTATGATCCGGATGTGGGGCGGTTCACGACGCCGGATCCGGTTGGGTTGGTGGGGGGGATAAATCTTTATGTGTATGCTCCTAACCCGTTCGGATGGGTGGATCCAAAAGGCTGGAGCTGCGTCCATGCTGATTCTGCGAGGCGCTTAAAATATAAAAAAATCAACGAGCGGTCACACGGTCAACCCGTGTTTTTGAACAATAGGGCACCGATCAAGCTTAAGTACATAACGCCAGATGTAGATAAACATAATGGAGGGTACTGGAAAGCAGCTGACAGCGTTAGAAACCTGGGCTCCAAGAGAACCAGGTCCGGTACGTTTGACGAAAACCTGAATCGAATAGGCGACTAG